Proteins from a single region of Cetobacterium sp. ZOR0034:
- the glyQ gene encoding glycine--tRNA ligase subunit alpha — translation MTFQEMIFALQQYWSSKGCIIGNPYDIETGAGTFNPNTFLMSLGPEPWNIAYVEPSRRPKDGRYGENPNRVYQHHQFQVIMKPSPDNIQELYLESLKVLGIDPLKHDIRFVEDDWESPTLGAWGLGWEVWLDGMEVTQFTYFQQVGGLELDVVPVEITYGLERLALYIQNKENVYDLEWAPGIKYGDMRYQYEYENSKYSFEVADLENHFKWFDDYEKEADRALNENLVMPAYDYVLKCSHTFNVLDSRGAISTTERMAYILRVRNLAKRCAEVFVQNRKELGYPLLKKK, via the coding sequence CAAAAGGGTGTATCATTGGAAATCCATACGATATAGAAACAGGAGCTGGAACATTTAACCCAAATACATTTTTAATGTCTTTAGGACCAGAGCCTTGGAATATAGCATATGTTGAGCCATCAAGAAGACCAAAGGATGGAAGATATGGAGAGAACCCAAACAGGGTTTATCAACATCATCAATTCCAAGTTATAATGAAACCATCACCAGATAATATTCAAGAGTTATACTTAGAATCGTTAAAAGTTTTAGGGATTGATCCTTTAAAGCATGATATACGTTTTGTAGAAGACGATTGGGAATCACCAACTTTAGGAGCTTGGGGATTAGGATGGGAAGTATGGTTAGATGGAATGGAAGTAACTCAATTCACATATTTCCAACAAGTTGGAGGATTAGAGTTAGATGTTGTTCCGGTTGAGATAACATATGGACTAGAAAGATTAGCACTATACATTCAAAATAAAGAGAATGTTTATGATTTAGAGTGGGCTCCAGGAATCAAATATGGAGATATGAGATACCAATATGAGTATGAAAACTCTAAATATTCATTTGAAGTAGCAGATTTAGAAAATCATTTTAAATGGTTTGATGACTATGAGAAGGAAGCTGATAGAGCACTAAATGAAAACTTAGTAATGCCGGCATATGACTATGTTTTAAAATGTTCTCACACATTCAACGTTCTTGACTCAAGAGGAGCAATCTCTACAACTGAGAGAATGGCTTATATTTTAAGAGTTAGAAACCTAGCTAAAAGATGTGCAGAGGTATTTGTACAAAATAGAAAAGAACTAGGATATCCTTTACTAAAAAAGAAGTAA